AGAGAACACATAGCACGCACCAGACACTATGCCAGGGGTTGGGGATATATCAAGACAATAGAGTCTCTGCCTCAGTAGAATTTATCGTTTTGTGGGGAAGACGTTAATCAAATAACCCCCAAAGGAAAGTATAGCAGGTTATGTTACCTGGAGTCTGAGGAGGGAGAAATCCTTTTGTTGATGAAACTAGAGGCAGGAAGACAAGGTAGGAGACTGGTACAATTGTCCAGATAAGAGAACCAAAGCTGAACCGAGGTAGGGTCGTAggcaaggggaggagggaaggggtttAAGGGGTGTTAGGGGAGTTGGAATCAGTTATTTGTAGTCTTAAAGTGGACCCAGGTGGGATGAGGGGAGGATGCTGTGATGTGGTCAAGACTTCTAAGGGTGAATGGAGGTGCCATTCAGTGAGCTGGGGAACATAGTAGGGGTGACTGGTGGGAGGGGAGGTGCAGAGGGGTTGGGAAGAATtggacatgttgaatttgaggtaTTGTATagatatttctggaatttttctagAGAAGAATAAACTGTGAAGTTGAAATGAAATATATGCATGAAGGACCTAGGAGCactcagtaggtgctcagtgtaTGGAGGCTTTTATTGTTATACTGGAATCATTATCATCACTGTTTCTATTAATTATTAATGCTGTGTTAGAGCAGTCAGATGAGAAGGTAGTTCTTCACTCCCTGAGAGAATGACCCAGCCCTCTGAACCTTCTCTTTTTAGCCTGACTCTGTCGCTGGCGGAAAAGGAACAGAGACTCCTTGTTTTACAAGAGGCTGACTCTGTTCGACAGCAAGAGCTGAGCTCCTTGCGCCGGGAcatgcaggaggcccaggcaggGCAGAAAGAGCTCAGCGCCCAGGTATTTCCCACCCCACTAAGAGCCCTCTTCCTTGGTGGAAACCTCCTTCTGGAGTCGGCAGGTGATTGCTCAGTCACGCTGAGACCTCAGCAGCCCTGGCAGGAGGGGGCAGCCAGGACCGGGCTGGGTGGGGCTTGGCAACCTGACCCAGAGTTGAGAACGGACCCTGTGGGGAACCTGATGGCCCAGAACACAGTGCCCAGAGGGGCAGAGCTCACACAGGCCTGGTTCAAGCCCAGCCGCTGCCAAGTGTGCCTGGTCTGCCTGGCAAGACACAGCAGGGGGAATAAGTATTACTCCAGACGGGGTCAGCGGCAGCCTCTTGCTTCCAGGGACTCAGTCTGCTCACAGCAGGACCCCAGACCTTGTGCACAGAGGAAGGATGGAACTGGGAGGAGAATAATGAGGAAGTGAGAGCTAGACGTAGACTGTGGCAGATGAGGACCCAGGTCTGCCTGTTAGACGATCCTGGGTGTGACTCCCAGCTCCACTGCTTCCTGGTTGTGCGAACATCACTTTATTCAACCATAAAACAAGGATGATAATTCTTAATCATTATAGGAATATATAAAGTGTCAGGAacacagtaagcattcaataaatggtagccatTATTATCGTGACTGGTCTTTTTAGGCTCAGTGTCAGTGTTTCAGGCAGATTTCTAATCATAGCAGGGAGCTGGCATAGTTGCCAGGGGGACCAGGGCCAAAGCCCATTTGCATAGCCCAGGCCCATGTGTCAGGAGTCCGTAGGTGGGCATGTAGGTTAAACCTAGGGTTACACTCATTCCGGAGCCCTCCCTTCCTGCTGGAGAGCTGAGCCTACTGAAATCCTCCCAGCCCCAGTCAAGGTTTGCACAGGGATTGAGTGGGGTCAGGCCCAGGAGGGTCTGGGGAGAGGGTATCCATTCCCTGCTCAGAGTGACCATACTTCCTCTTTGGCAGGTGGAATTACTGAAGCAGGAGGTGAAGGAAAAGGAGGCTGACTTTCTGGCCCAGGAAGCACAGCTGCTGGAGGAGCTAGAGGCAGCTCGAGTAACAGAACAGCAGCTACAAGCTTCCTTGTGGGCCCAGGAAACCAAGGCAGCCCAACTACAGCTGCGACTGCGCAGCACGGAGAGCCACCTGGATGCCCTGGCAGCGGGACAGCAGCCTGGGCACCAGGCCCAGGTCCAGCTGGCCAGCCTCTGTTCTGTCTTGCAGCAGGCCCTGGGGTCTCCTTATGAGAGGGGGCTTGAGCTGAGTGGTGGGGGAGACTCGGCTTCCTCCCTCTGGGGCCCTGAGCCAGGTGAGGCAGCCACCCAGGAACTCAGTTCTTTGGTCAAAGCCAGGCCTAGCTCccaggggagaagggaagggaatgcAGTTCCTTAGGCAATACTCATCAAGGCCAAGGCCACAGACTCTGGGATTAATTCAATCAGAGTTTGAACCCCAGCTCGGCCATTTGCTAgatgtgtgtccttgggcaagtcacctcttctctttgaatttgattttctcaactataaaatgagggTGTTAAAAGTActtaccaggacttccctggtggcgcagtggttgagaatccgcctgccaatgcaggggacacgggttcgatccctggtccaggaagatcccacatgccatggagcaactaagcccgtgcaccacacttactgagcccatgtgccacaactactgaagcccatgagcctagagcccgtgctccgcaacaagagaagccaccgcaatgagaagcccgcacactgcaacgaagagcagccccctccatccgcaactagagagaaagcccgagcacagcaacgaagacccaacgcagccaaaaataaataatttttttttttagaagaagtACTTACCTCTTGGGAGTTTTTTAAGGAGTTAATAAGATGACAAATAAAATCGTTCACACAGTTCCTGGCACTTATTAAATGCCTAACAAATGATAGCATTTTCTAATGCacatcacagtgcctggcacgtaggtATGCAGACAGGGCATGATGAACAAACTGCTGAGAAGGGGTTCTTTGAGGAGAAGAGGGATGGGTGGGAAGGCCAAGGCCAGGCCTGGGAGGTATGGCTGTTTCTTTTCATAGTGCAGCCAGGTCAGGAGGTGTTTCCTCACTTTTTCAGACCAGAATGGAGCTAGGATCCTCTTTAAGAGATGGCCCCTGCAGACGGCTCTCTCAGCTGAGGCGGTAGCGTCTGCCCTCCAGAAGCTTCACCAAGACCTGTGGAAGACGCAGCGGGCCCGGGTATGTGtctctgttctccttcctcaGGCTCTTCACCTACGCCGAAAAAGACTTGTGAAGCACTTTGACCTGTTTTATTTCTGACGTAAAGTTGGGATGAGTACCACCTCTGTCACTTACTACCCGGCAACTGTGAATAAAGCATTTGGCGTCCTGGGCCTTGGTTTCACTAGTAAAGTAGGGCAAATCGTGCCTGCCTCACAgggctgtgaggaataaatgagtgagGGACTCGAGTGAGCCCTGTAAAACGTGATACTCTGTATAGACCTGTGATACCGTTTTGCATCATTTTCCTCTCAGCCATGAATTGTTCTTGGTGTCAAGACCTCCAAGAAACACCTGACAAATTGGGGATCGCTGAGGTTTGAGGTTGCCATTTATAGGAACATTCTAGGCCTAAGACTGAACTAAATGTCCCCCAAATTCCACCTCACAGTGAACCCATCAGTCAGTAAAAATTGAGTGTCACCTATATATATGCCAGCCGCTCTGAGCTAGGGATACAAAAAGGAGAAAGACCTGCTCTCTGCCCTCAAGAAGACTTGTGACAGGGCTGAGCAACCAGGCTGCATCCTAAGATAAAGCAGAACTGATAGAAATAATTGGATCAATAACAGATGTACATGATAATAATAGGAGGAAGGGACAATTGGGAGGGTCAGAAGGAGGGAAGCAGTGACCTTTGAGCTAAGCTTTGAAGTAGGAGTTTGAGGAGAGGAGAGATGATCCCAGGCTAAGACTTCAGCAGGAGTTCTGTTTCAAAGACAGACGAGTCAGAAGGGGAACCCTAGGCTCCAGCCATTTGGAGCAGAGCCTGTCATCCCTTCCAGGAGCCAAATGCACATGAGTTCAGAGGTAAATAACCCAGCAATCTGAGAGTAGGTCCGTGATGGCAGACCCTGACAGGCTGAGGGAAGAGAGGGATCGGGCCCTGAACTGGGGCGGCTTTTTGGAAGATGAGGAACTTGAGTTCCACACCCTTTCTTTCCCAGGATGATCTGAGGGATCAGGCCCGGAAGCTGGAACAGCGTCTCACTGATACAGAGGCTGAGAAGAACCAGATCCACACAGAGTTGCAGGCTCTGCAGAGACAGCTCTCCCAGAACCAGGAAGGTGAGAAGCTTAAGGCAGGGGTGGGTTTGgggcagaagaaaggaaaggcaggAAGCCCAGTGGGGCGGGATCAGGCCCGGGAGCCACTGCTTACCCACAACTGTGAGATTTACCTAGAGGCGTCTCCAAAGGGGcgatgaccccccccccccccccgccgtgaACTATTTTGTGTACTTTGCTTGGCCTTTGAGAGCCGTCCTGGAAGAAGGGATTAGGAGGAACAGATTTGGTGAACTGAGGGAAGTTGCTAGCTAGGCTTCTGTTTTTTCTGTGAAGATTTAAAAACTGGCACCCTAAGGTCAGGTCTATAAGAACACTGTAAAATTCTATGTCTTTCATCATTTATCAGTGTTACTTATTTTGTTATCTCCAACTATGTTCTCAAATGATTAACCTTTGACAGCAGAAGGATTATGGGCTTGTTTGGGAGATAGGAAGAGGGGGAAATCTGGGGAGAAGCTATCTGTGCCACAGCCAAGGGCTAGGAAGGGTGGTGACTactaggaaaggaaaggagaggggagggtcTTGCGACTCAAGGCTCAACTGTAGAAGGGAAGAAGACAACGTGGGGAGTCGATCTGGGTCTTAAAAGTATCCCAAACGGCTCCCTGAGAGCCACACACATACAGTTGGGTTCTGGTGCATTTTGCAGAAATGGAGGGTACCCAGCAGAGCAACCCTGGTCTCTAGGAACCTCTGCAAAATCATAGACTTAGGGACTGGAAAGGACCTCCAACATCATCTAGCTCAACCCTGTCTGGAATCCAAGGTTGAGAATCTGTGATCGGGATGGGAAGTGTTGGGATGATTGTCAGGCACTGCTGGAGCTGGGCAGCAGATGCAGACACGAGTCTGGAAGCAGCAGGGAGCCTAGACAGACAGGAGCAGCTGGCAGACGGGTGATGCCTCTATGAAACTGGGTGTAATTCTCTCCTTCTTGGCCTTTTCCTCCTTTGATTCTATTCCCCATCTTCCATCTGCCTCTACGTCCCTCCTTTCCTCCAATCATGGTTCTTCCTCCACTACCTGTCTTCCCAAAGAGAAATCCAACTGGGAAGGAAAACAGAACTCCCTAGAATCTGAGCTGAGGGAGCTGCGTGAAACTGTGACATCCTTCCAGAGTCGCCTACGGCAAGCAGAGCTCCAGGGAATAGAAGCCCAGGTAAGGTGTTTctggtttgggggaggggttgcTTCAGGAGTAGTCCCTCAGGGCCCAGGATCGAGCCCATCCTGGCCCATGGTCATACCCCATCCATATGTAGTGCCCAGCTTCCTTCAGCagtgtctctgtttctctggctCTCCCCACATCCCTGAGGGCCATTATTAAGGCCCTAGTGAATCCTCCTTTAATTACTTTTTCTGAATTGAGGTTGAGATTTTTGTCCCTTTCCCTGAAGGACTAGAGTCTGGGATGACTCATTTGCAACAGTTTTTCCCCTCTGAGCACAGCAGAGCCCGGGGTAGGGTAGGGATATTCTTTTACAGTATCAGCCTAAGTGGAACACCCAGTTCCTTTTGCCCAAATCCTTGACAATGCTGgtgctgcagaggaaggaaaggaagggcctGTGTTGGAGTGACAGTTTCAGGGAAGTATAGTTTAAGGTGGTTTTGCATCTTGTTTTCAGAATGAGCGAGAGTTACTGCAGGCAGCCAAGGAGAACCTGACTGCCCAGGTGGAACATCTCCAAGCATCTGTGGCAGAAGCCAGGGCTCAGGCAAGCGCTGCTGGGGTCCTGGAGGAAGACCTGAGAACTGTGCGCtcagcactgaaactgaaaaacGAGGAGGTGGAGAGTGAGCGCGAGCGAGCCCAGGCCCTGCAGGAGCAGGGCAAGCTGAAGGTGGCCCAGGGGAAGGCTTTGCAGGAGAATCTGGCTCGCCTGGCCCAGACCCTGTCTGAAAGAGAAGAGGAGGTGGAGACTCTGCAGGGAAAAATCCAGGTGCTGGAGAAGCAATGGGAAATGCAAAAGGCTGCTTTGGAAGTGCTGTCCCTGGACCTGAAGAAGAGGACCCAAGAGGTGGATCTGCAGCGAGAACAGATCCGGGAGCTGGAGGAGTGTAGGTCTGTTCTAGAGCATCTCCCCATGGCTGTCCAGGAGCAAGAGCAGAAGCTGACTCTGCAGCGGGAGCAGATCAAGGAGCTTGAGAAGGACCAGGAGGCGCAGAGGAACATCTTGGAGCATCAGCTTCTGCAACTTGAGAAGAAGGCCCAAGTGATTGAGTCCCAGAAAGGACAGATTGAGGACCTGAAGAAGCAGCTGGTTACCATGGAACGCCTGGCCCTGGACCTAGAGGAAAACCACCACAAAGTGGAATGCCAGCAAAAGGCGATCGAGGAGCTGGAGGGCCAGAGGGAAATGCAGAGGGTGGCTCTGACCCACCTTACACTGGACCTGGAGGAGAGGAGCCAGGAGCTGCAGGTGCAGGGCAGCCAGATCCAGGAGCTGGAGAGCCAGAGCACCCTCCTGGCAAGAGAACTCCAGGAGAAGGACCAGGAGGTGACGTCCCAGCAAGACCAGATCAAGGAGCTGCAGAGGCAGAAAGAGCATCTGACTCAGGACCTGGAGAGGAGGGAGCAGGACATGGTGCTGCTGAAGGAAAGGATTCAGGTCCTGGAAGATCAGAGGACCCTGCAGACCAAGATCCTGGAGGAGGACCTGGAGCAGATCAAGCTGTCCTTGAGAGAACGGGGCCGGGAGCTGGCCTCTCAGAGGCAGCTGATGCAGGAGCgggcagaggaagggaagggccAGAGTAAAGCTCAGCGAGGGAGCCTGGAGCACATGAAGCTGATCCTGCGCGATAAGGAGAAGGAGTTGGAATGCCAGCAGGAGCGTATCCAGGAGCTTCAGGAGCACAAGGACCAGCTGGAGCAGCAGCTCCAGGGCCTACACAGGAAGGTGGGGGAGACCAGCCTACTCCTGACCCAGCAGGAGCAGGAGATAGTGGTCCTGCAGCGGCACCTGCAGGAAGCCAGGGAGCAGGGGGAGCTGAAAGAGCAGGCACTTCAGGGTCGGCTGGACGAGGCCCAGAGGGCCCTGGCCCAGGGTGCCCGGGAGCTCGAGGCCCTGcagcaccagcagcagcagcaggcccAGGGCCAGGAGGAGAGCGTGAAGGAACAGGCGGGCTCGCTGCGGCAAGCTCTGGAGCAGGCCCACGCCACACTGCAGGAGTGCCAGGCTGAGCTGGAGGGCCACAAGGAACACGCGCAGAGGCTCCAGGAAGAGCTGGCAGTGGAGAGACAGCGGGTCCAGGCCCTGGAGGAGGTGCTGGGTGACCTAAGGGCTGAGTCTCGGGAGCAGGAGAAGGCTCTGCTGGCCCTCCAGCAACAGTGCGCCGCACAGGCCCAGGAGCATGAGGCGGAGGCCAGGACCCTGCGGGACAGCTGGCTGCAGGCAGAGGTGATGCTCCAGGAACGGGACCGGGAGCGGGAGGCCCTCCGGGCAGATGGCCAGTCCTCCCAGTGTCGGGAGGAGGCTGCCAGGGTCCAGGCTGAGGCTCTGCAGAAGGCCCTCAGCAAGGCTCAGGCCACCCTGCAGGAGAAAGAGCAGCATCTCCTTGGGCAGGCGGAGCTGAGCCGCAGCCTGGAGGCCAGCACGGCCACCTTGCAGGCTGCCCTGGACTCCTGCCAGGCACAATCCCGGCAGCTGGAGGAGGCCCTGAGGAAGCGGGAAGGTGAGATCGAGGACCAGGACCTCCGACACCAGGAGGCCGTGCGGCAGCTCCAGGAGGCACTTGCCCAGAGGGATGAAGAGCTGAGACACCAGAGGAGGCAGGGACAGCTGCTGGAGAAGGCTCTGGCCCAGCGGGGCCTAGAGGATGCGACCCAAGAGAAGCAGGAGCCAAGGCacgagagagaagaggaagagacgaGGGGCCTTCGTGAGAGCCTAAGGCAGCTACGGTGGACTCTAGCCCAAAAGGAAGAGGAGATCCTGGAGCTGAGGGAGGCCCGGCCAAGGAAGGGTCTGGAGGACTCACCCCCCAGCCACAGAGCCTCCCCAGGAGAGGAGCCGTCTCCCACACTTGATTCCTCAGGTCCCAGGCTGCAGCGGGAGCTGGAGCGACTACAGGTGGCCCTGAGGCAGACAGAGGCCAGAGAGATCGAGTGGAGGGAGAAGGCCCAGGACCTGGCACTGTCCCTGGCCCAGAGCAAGGCCAGCGTCAGCAGTCTGCAGGAGATAGCCCTGTTCCTGCAAGCCTCTGTCCGGGAGCGGGACTCGGAACAGCAGAGGCTGCAGGTGAGTCACCCCGTGGGTGGGAAGGGCTGGGGCAGAGCCCGGTCTGCCTGGGCTCCGGGGCTGCCTGCACCTCAGGGTGTAAGAAAGCTGAGGTCACGAGCACCTCAACAGAGTGGAATCCAGGTTACTGTGCTAGTGCGGTGGGGGAAGATGTGGCAtccacagtccctgccctcctagAGCTGATGGTCTAGTGGAAAAGCAGTTATAATGCAGTGCCTAATTAGGGTTGGTGCCTGACACGTGAAGTTTCGTATGCTCTGAGCATACCGGAGGGACCACCCCACCTTTCCTGGTAGAAGTGGTGTTTAAGATTAGATCTGAAGGGACCAGTAAGGAAAGAGCCAAGCACAggttgagggagggagaggaagaaggaggaaagagagcgTGGAGTATCTGTGAGGGAGTTCAGACTGCCAGGGACAGAGAAGAGGCTCTGGCAAGAGAAGAGAGGACAGCAGGGGGCCATCATTTAGGGCTTGTCAGCATGTTAAGGACCTGGGTGACCAGTGCGAAGTGGATGAAGGGTTTGGGGCAGGGGAGTGACACGATCAGGTCACTGATCGGGTCACTGATAGTTCAGAAAGATGGCTCAGGCTGCCGggggagcaactgtagacctgGGGAGACTGACCAGGAGAGAAGTAGGAATggttattatcttcattttatagttgaggaacgGCAgttaagagaggttaagtaacctgtccaaggtcatcCAGCTAGTAAAGGGCAGAACTAGGGTTAGACCTAAGCAGGCTGGCCTCGTACTACTAAGCTCCTCTCTCCCAGACAGCCTCCACCCACACGTGTACCTTCCGTTCCTCTTCTCTGTCTGTCCTCTTGACCTTTACCATTTATGAACCCTAGGGTGCCTAGAAAATATCTAGCACTAGTCTTCCCATTTATCTAAAGGGGTTTAATCCCAGAGGCTTAATCTAAGCTTCACGtggtctttttgtgtgtgtgtgtgtgtgtgtgtgtgtgtgtgtgtgtgtgtgtgtggccgcgcctcccagcatgtgggatcttagttccctgaccagggatcaaacccacgccccctgcattgggagtgcggagtcttaaccactggaccaccagggaagtcctcactgtGGTCATTTTACAAACGAGGTAATTGGGGTTTGGAAAGAGCTCATACCTTTACCCAGGTCATATAGCAAATAGGCGATGACACAATACCCGGCTCTATGTGATTCCTGGGTCCATGCTCTTTCCACAACACCTAGTGCTCCCAATTGTCACTTAGCTTAGGGGAGATCTAAaacgggagttccctggtggcctagtggttagggtctcactgccgtggccctggttcaatccctggtcggggaactaagatcccacaagccatgcggtgcggccaaaaaaataaaaataaaaataaaataaataaataaaatgagacagGTTTTAGTCCTAGTCCACCATGTATCCTTGGGAAGATCCCTCTCTGCTCCTTAGTTTtatccacctgtaaaatgaaagttATCCACTAGAATAGCTCAGAGAAGCCAGGAAAAGTAAGACTATAACCTGATGAGAAAATTGTTGAGGACGGAGTGTGGAGTGGGTCTTGATATGAGGCCATAATGGTGTGACTCACCCCAGGATGAGTTGGAGCTCAGCAGACAAGCTCTGGAGAAGGAGCGACTGCACAACCCAGGCCTGACCAGCCGAGCAGAACGGGGGCCCAGAGGAGACCCCGGCGCCCAGCTGGGAGAGGTGAGCTGGGGGCCTGGTGGGAACAGATGGCCCAGGAGGGAGCGCCTGTCCAGGGGCTTGTCCCCTTCCCCTGGGAATTGGGTCCCTGTAGCCCAGACCTGCCAAGTTAGTCCTTTGCCCTCTATCTGTTCCCCACCTGTCTGAGGGGCTGCCCGGCTGAGACAGACAGGTCTCTCCTTCAGGTCTCGGGAGCGAAGACTGAGCCGAGTCCTGAGGTGGAGGAGAAGCAGCTCTGGGAGCAGAGGCTTGAACACCTGCAGCGAGCGGTGGCGCGGCTGGAGGTTGACCGAAGCCGACTGCAGCACCACAATGCCCAGCTGCGGACCACCCTGGAGCAGGTGGGGGACTCCTGTCCTCAGCTCCCTCCCCGGTCCGCTGGGCATGCATCTCCACTTCTCATGCAGCCCCCAGAGAAGGGGTTAGTAAACTATAGCCCAGGGGCCAAATTCAGCCCACTGCCCGTTTCTGAAAATAAAGCTGTTTGGAGACACTGCAGTAGTCGTGACACAGATCGAATGGCCCACAGCGCCTATAATActacagaaaaggtttgctggCCCTGCTTCAAAGGCTGAGGAGGCCGGCCCCACCTCCTCTGCCGCAGCAGCACTTTGCACTCAGGGCTGCCTCAGCAAGTGCTCTCCTCAGCCCAGTTCAGCTTCCCACGGCTGCTGGCCCGTTATACTTGCCCCACCCTCACACCGGCCTCCTCTCAGAAAAGGCGGCTCTGCTCCAGACCCAGAGCCAAGCCCAGCCCTGACTTCTCACTCGCATCTCGGCAGGTGGAGCGAGAGCGGAGGAAACTGAAGAGGGATTCCCTGCGAGCATCGCGGGCGGGCGTCCTGGAGAGCGGTGAAGCCACGGCAccgtcacccacccagcaggttTGTCTGTTTCATCGACTGCAGCCTCAGGAGAGCCCAAACCCAGCCACTAGAAACAGCCCTCTGCAGTGCGTATCCCAGGCTCCCCTTGCAAGGGGAGGAGCCACTCCAGCCAGTCCGTAGGGCCCCTCCTGACCGGGCTCTGCCCCACCCAGCACTGTCCCTGACCCGGAAAGGAGGCCCAACATCAGTGGGCGGGGCTGGAGTCAGCCCTGCTTTCTGAGGAACCCAGCCTTCACTGATACACAGTCCACCTGCCCCCCGACCAGTGCTTCAGGCTCCCAGGAGCAGGCCTCCTGGGGCTTCTGGTCTCTCCCTGCATGTAGGTGTTGGGTGGTGCTTGCCAGACCTGGATGTTCCTAGGAGCTTGATAGCAGCTTCATGGACCTCTTAGACTTCCTTGCCCTTTGCAATACTGAATTTACAAGATATAGGTCCAGGGTAGTTCCTGGGGCCAGAAGGATCTGGGGGAAGACACCACAAACCAGCACTCTTTTAGTTGAGTTATGCCTGTCAGTAGACAGCCTT
This genomic stretch from Globicephala melas chromosome 15, mGloMel1.2, whole genome shotgun sequence harbors:
- the CEP250 gene encoding centrosome-associated protein CEP250 isoform X3, which gives rise to MEAAEQARNTLQVGLTEAERNKEALWEKNTHLEAQLQKAEETRAELQADLRGIQDEKEEIQEKLSEAHHQQEAALARVEQLHQEAKRQEEALAREVQEKEALAREKAALEVRLQAVERDQQDLSEQLRGLSSAKELLESSLFEAQQQNSLIEVTKGQLEVQIQTVTQAKEVIQGEVKCLQLELDTERSRAEQARDAAARQLAQAEQEEQAALQQLKSAHEEEVNRLQEKWERERSCHQQELDKALESLEREKMELETRLREQQAETEAMRTQRAEEQAEAESALCQMQLETEKERVSLLETLLQTQKELADASQQLERLRQDMKVQKLKEQETTGMLQTQLQEAQRALEQAAQQHKDSLAALQEEGGTLLRDKIDLQKQVEDLKSQLVSKEDSQRLVDQEVQEKLREAQECCRIQKELEREKASLTLSLAEKEQRLLVLQEADSVRQQELSSLRRDMQEAQAGQKELSAQVELLKQEVKEKEADFLAQEAQLLEELEAARVTEQQLQASLWAQETKAAQLQLRLRSTESHLDALAAGQQPGHQAQVQLASLCSVLQQALGSPYERGLELSGGGDSASSLWGPEPDQNGARILFKRWPLQTALSAEAVASALQKLHQDLWKTQRARDDLRDQARKLEQRLTDTEAEKNQIHTELQALQRQLSQNQEEKSNWEGKQNSLESELRELRETVTSFQSRLRQAELQGIEAQNERELLQAAKENLTAQVEHLQASVAEARAQASAAGVLEEDLRTVRSALKLKNEEVESERERAQALQEQGKLKVAQGKALQENLARLAQTLSEREEEVETLQGKIQVLEKQWEMQKAALEVLSLDLKKRTQEVDLQREQIRELEECRSVLEHLPMAVQEQEQKLTLQREQIKELEKDQEAQRNILEHQLLQLEKKAQVIESQKGQIEDLKKQLVTMERLALDLEENHHKVECQQKAIEELEGQREMQRVALTHLTLDLEERSQELQVQGSQIQELESQSTLLARELQEKDQEVTSQQDQIKELQRQKEHLTQDLERREQDMVLLKERIQVLEDQRTLQTKILEEDLEQIKLSLRERGRELASQRQLMQERAEEGKGQSKAQRGSLEHMKLILRDKEKELECQQERIQELQEHKDQLEQQLQGLHRKVGETSLLLTQQEQEIVVLQRHLQEAREQGELKEQALQGRLDEAQRALAQGARELEALQHQQQQQAQGQEESVKEQAGSLRQALEQAHATLQECQAELEGHKEHAQRLQEELAVERQRVQALEEVLGDLRAESREQEKALLALQQQCAAQAQEHEAEARTLRDSWLQAEVMLQERDREREALRADGQSSQCREEAARVQAEALQKALSKAQATLQEKEQHLLGQAELSRSLEASTATLQAALDSCQAQSRQLEEALRKREGEIEDQDLRHQEAVRQLQEALAQRDEELRHQRRQGQLLEKALAQRGLEDATQEKQEPRHEREEEETRGLRESLRQLRWTLAQKEEEILELREARPRKGLEDSPPSHRASPGEEPSPTLDSSGPRLQRELERLQVALRQTEAREIEWREKAQDLALSLAQSKASVSSLQEIALFLQASVRERDSEQQRLQDELELSRQALEKERLHNPGLTSRAERGPRGDPGAQLGEVSGAKTEPSPEVEEKQLWEQRLEHLQRAVARLEVDRSRLQHHNAQLRTTLEQVERERRKLKRDSLRASRAGVLESGEATAPSPTQQDGRGGQKGSSDARHMAELQKEVALLRAQLALERKQKQDYIARSVQTSRELAGLHHSLSHSLLAVAQAPEATVLEAETRKLDESLTQSLTSPGPVLLCPSPSTAQGTSR